Proteins from one Larimichthys crocea isolate SSNF chromosome XX, L_crocea_2.0, whole genome shotgun sequence genomic window:
- the LOC113744077 gene encoding uncharacterized protein LOC113744077 isoform X1, with product MVEFWIQMSSFLILLLHFTAAVTGKSVVVRVGDEVTLPCGNVIGNQDKCERTDWVFNAPRNRGIVELIKNGQIGEEAKSKSDRLSVTQNCSLVIKKVTDEDAGGYTCRQFESGREDSSVYLYTVSMTEHENNDEVTLSCSMPRWCNHRVEWVYEGKVKDKKTSELRCSVNLTYKKQESKKYKSLNCEVSHVFTGEVWQFPFSRQTSGEKPGELMMSCLKSLHPDGTNYI from the exons ATGGTTGAATTCTGGATTCAAATGTCTTCATTTCTGattctgctgcttcactttaCAG cagcagtgactgGAAAATCTGTTGTTGTCAGAGTTGGAGATGAAGTCACTTTGCCTTGTGGAAATGTGATTGGTAATCAGGACAAATGTGAGCGTACTGACTGGGTCTTCAATGCTCCAAGAAACAGAGGAATAGTAGAGCTGATTAAAAATGGACAGATTGGTGAAGAAGCCAaatctaaatcagacagactgagtgttaCACAGAACTGTTCTCTGGTTATAAAGAAGGTCACAGATGAAGATGCTGGTGGTTACACCTGCAGACAGTTTGAATCAGGACGTGAAGACAGTTCGGTTTATCTGTACACTGTTAGCA TGACTGAACACGAGAACAATGATGAGGTGACGTTGTCCTGCTCTATGCCACGATGGTGTAATCACAGAGTGGAGTGGGTGTATGAGGGTAAAGTTAAAGACAAGAAGACATCAGAGCTTAGGTGCTCAGTTAATTTGACCTATAAGAAGCAGGAGTCAAAGAAGTACAAGTCACTTAACTGTGAAGTGAGTCATGTTTTCACTGGAGAAGTGTGGCAGTTTCCCTTCAGCCGTCAGACCTCAGGTGAGAAACCAGGTGAGCTCATGATGAGCTGTTTAAAGTCACTTCATCCTGATGGAACAAACTatatttga
- the LOC113744077 gene encoding uncharacterized protein LOC113744077 isoform X2 produces the protein MVEFWIQMSSFLILLLHFTAVTGKSVVVRVGDEVTLPCGNVIGNQDKCERTDWVFNAPRNRGIVELIKNGQIGEEAKSKSDRLSVTQNCSLVIKKVTDEDAGGYTCRQFESGREDSSVYLYTVSMTEHENNDEVTLSCSMPRWCNHRVEWVYEGKVKDKKTSELRCSVNLTYKKQESKKYKSLNCEVSHVFTGEVWQFPFSRQTSGEKPGELMMSCLKSLHPDGTNYI, from the exons ATGGTTGAATTCTGGATTCAAATGTCTTCATTTCTGattctgctgcttcactttaCAG cagtgactgGAAAATCTGTTGTTGTCAGAGTTGGAGATGAAGTCACTTTGCCTTGTGGAAATGTGATTGGTAATCAGGACAAATGTGAGCGTACTGACTGGGTCTTCAATGCTCCAAGAAACAGAGGAATAGTAGAGCTGATTAAAAATGGACAGATTGGTGAAGAAGCCAaatctaaatcagacagactgagtgttaCACAGAACTGTTCTCTGGTTATAAAGAAGGTCACAGATGAAGATGCTGGTGGTTACACCTGCAGACAGTTTGAATCAGGACGTGAAGACAGTTCGGTTTATCTGTACACTGTTAGCA TGACTGAACACGAGAACAATGATGAGGTGACGTTGTCCTGCTCTATGCCACGATGGTGTAATCACAGAGTGGAGTGGGTGTATGAGGGTAAAGTTAAAGACAAGAAGACATCAGAGCTTAGGTGCTCAGTTAATTTGACCTATAAGAAGCAGGAGTCAAAGAAGTACAAGTCACTTAACTGTGAAGTGAGTCATGTTTTCACTGGAGAAGTGTGGCAGTTTCCCTTCAGCCGTCAGACCTCAGGTGAGAAACCAGGTGAGCTCATGATGAGCTGTTTAAAGTCACTTCATCCTGATGGAACAAACTatatttga